TTACCCAATCGGCTTATGAGTTAATAAAGGCGTTGTCTGAGGATGATGATTATCCTGAAGAGCTGGAACTTCTTTTACAAAAGACCCTTTTGTTTAAGATAGATGTTGGTGCTTATAACAAAGAACGTGGAATTCGAAACTACACTGTTAAAGATGCGACCGATGACCCAACATGTTTCAATATATAAGTTGTTTAAACGCACTCATTGTCTTTTCTTTTTTGGTATTGTTATTCATTTTAACTTGCTGTTTGTGTGATGTCTAAAATATCAATAGTTTCTTAACCTATCTTTAATATCACTAAGGTCGATCAACAAGCGGTTTTTGAAGATGTTGAGATTGAAGAATCATCTGAGAAACTTACTTCAGTTGGGAATGTATGAATACATTATATAATACTCAGTTCTAAATTATTTTCATATCACggtcatttttaataattattattttgataacAACTTATAATTTACTTTTGTAGTGTGCCTCTATTGCTTCTGGAAGTCAGACCGTTGATCTCAGTCATGATACCTGTTTCAGCCCACCTCTCAAAAAAATCAAACAAGAAGGAATCAAATCTCCACCATCTGTTAAGTCTTCAATAACCAAGGTTAAATTCTCTGATCGTCCTAAACGTTTACGCTCATCCGATTCATGATttaaataacatacatttgttaacAGTTATTTTTGGTTTTCTTCTATGGAATTCCAATGGCATGTAAACTATATAATTATGTTTTCCCTGCACTATTTCTCCTCCATATCCACCTTGATATGGATAACAATCTAATTTATTTTCTTAAAATTTTATTGtgttttgtgttgatgttttttgtGTTGAGGTTTTATTAGGATTTACATCTTTTTATAAACGTAACACACTACCATTTTAATTAAAATGTGACTTTCCCTTTTCCTCTATAAAATCAAATATAGAATGAAATTAAAGTTATAAATTTTCGAGCATTTATTGTTGTACATACGTGTTAACCTACCAACTCGATTCAGTAGCCCCCAAAATCTACTTTAAACCCTTACTTGTAAGAAAGCAACTTGCATTTTTCAAATTCGTAAACATCAACTTCATTTTCCATCATTTTTTTACTTTTTTCAAATAATACAAAAATGGATCAACTTTTAAAGAATATTCTACATGTTCTTCCTAATGACATAGTTGGTGAAATATTGTCAAGAGTTGGTCAACAATCATCGGTTCACTTGTCTGTTGCCAGATTGGTTTGCAAAGACTTTTTTGAGCAATCCGAACATTATTTGGTTTATCGAAGGCTTTCCTTAGATCGGTGGCCTATCTTAGCTTGGGGTATCCCGGAAATGGTCTATCTTTTCTATCGGTGTGTGTTAAATaaaaaccctaatgcaatttttcgATTGGGTTTGATAAGTTATTTCGATAGAGTAAACACAGACTTAGGTCTTCGTTATTTAGAAGAAGCTTCAATCAATGGGCTGAATCAGgcagtttatgtttatggtttgatCATGTTTTCATCTCATGATTTGGAGGAAAAGGATACGGGTTTAAAAATACTTAATGCAAGATTTCCACCACTGCCGGATTTGGTGGTTTCTGTCAGAATGGATGTTTATGGTTTGTTACAGCAATTATGGTGAAGGAACCTCCATCCTTTTACTGACTTGGCAACCACTTGCCCTATATCCGGTCACGTAGGTTATTTCCCATATGTTCATGACTTTGAACTCACCATACCAGAGTGTATGTCGTGTTTTTGGGCTTATGAGTTAGGTTTGATTATAAATCGATTTAGGTATAAttaaatttatgttattattatgtgGAAAATCTTTTGTTATTTTGTATCAAAATTACTCATctattagtattataaattttCAGAAGGATATTAGTATAAATGTTTCATTTTTCCTTCAAGTTTGGTAtcaatttaattgttataatatgtTTAAttgatattagtataaatattcCATCTAAAACAATTAAttgttaaataatgaaatatataatatgTTTAGAAAATAGGACCTTTTTTGGAGCCTTAATTCCTAAAATGTCTCTTCatataaaattattatataatattttacaactatatatattttttaattttatcatCATACCATTGGACAAGTGTTGACATACCATGTCAATTTATTAGCCCAAAAACTACTTTAAACCCATCATTTTCACACTAAAACTTGCATCATTTTCAACTACTTTCATGTTCTATAATACCTAATAAGTGTCTACTTTATACAAAGATatctatttaaaaaaaattaatactttttgtAAATAATACAACAAATATATGTAATTCAAAAGAGTATTCTAGAATCCATTTCTCCACCTATGTTGAGTCAAATCTTTTCTAAAATTGTTAAATATTTGAATTtccttttttatttaattttaaaatcaaaCTAAAAACTTATGTCCAAAATGTTTGCTtttcaaataaaaaaataaaattacaaatatacTTTCCATATTGagctttttttataaaagtatttgaaagatTTTTGAGGAAGTAACCATATCATCATTTAACTGCACACGTGTTCCCATACCACGTCGCATCTTTAACCCCAAAAAACAACTTTCAAGGCTTACTTTTCAGGCGGCTAAAAATCATCATTATGATATTACTTTCTGCTGCTACAGAAGGTCAAGGTCTCAAGTACACACCATTTAAAAAAACTTTAACTTTATTTTCcagattttatattttttaaaaaataatgaAAAAATTAAAATGAATAAGATCAACAATATTGTCGATCTTCTTCCTGATGATTTGCTTGGTGAAATATTATCAAGAGTCGGACAAAATTCTTCGACTCAGTTGGGTGTTGCTTGATTGGTTTGCAAAGCCTTTTATAAGCAAGCCCAGCATCCATTGGTTTattaaaggctttcctttgatcgtTTACCTGTAGGGTCTTGGGGTATCCCTCAAATGATTTATCTTTATCATCATTGTTTGGTAAATAAAAACCCTAATGCGATTTTTTGCAtgggtttgttattttattttgatGGATAATACAGCCAAGATGGCCCCCGTTATTTAAAACAAGCATCAAACTGCCAATTAGTAGAGgctgtttatgtttatggtttagtTATGTTTGCTTCTCACGATGTAAATGAAAAGGAAATCGGTTTAAAAATTCTTAATCAGACATTCCCACCGATACCGGATTATGTGGTTGCTGTGAGAACAAAGGTTTATGACCTTATACATCAAATCTTGAGAATGAACCGCCATCCTTTTGCTGACATGGAAACGATGTGCCCTATATCCGGCCACAATGGTTATTTACCAAGAAGAAATGGGTTTGAACTAAAGAAACCAGAATGCATGTCGTGCTTTTGAACTTATGAGTTGAAGCTTTTTGTAAATCAATATGGTTTTAATTAGATTTGTGTTTTTTCCCCCTAAAATTACATTTATGTTAGTATTATAGGGAAAAAAAATTTGTAACAACTATGCAAATTACTcctgtaatattaatataaatgccTCTTTATATTATGATTTCAGTGTTGGCACATTTCTTCTTCTTAATTTTTTGTCTTTTCAATTACTGTATTACTAACAGCACTATAGTTACTAACCAATTGACTTAAGTAATGAATAATAAACTACTAAACACTAATAAAAATAGTTATCACTTTATTAGAAATTGTGATTACTTTCAAACCAAATATGCCATATTCTAATCCCTACACATTATGGATGTAAATTCCTGTTACCAATAAAGTCAAGTACAACACAAAATGTTTCTTTATCCATTGGTATTAAGTCAATAACCATAATCTCATTTTGAAATTCGAAATTCGAAAACCTAAGTTAACAGATAATTTTGGTCAAACTGTATTGTCATGAATAATAACTTTAGAAGATCTTCACgtttaaataaatcaaataaaaatGAGACAAATCTTTCGGAACCAGTTACAAATAAACGAAAACAACCTACAAGGATGAAGGATTCCTTTGATGTTAATGCATCAAATCCAGGTACTACTTACTCTTTTTATTGATCTAAATTTTATAGAAAGTTACTCTTGGCATATATTTTGAGATTTAGTATTCAGCCATACTCACTATACATCAAATTTAAATACTAATACATGTCTATTATTTTTAGAAATTTCTTCCATGGTAAAGACAATCGTTGGTAACATTATGATGAAACACAAAAAACAAAGTATAACAGCAGCAATTGGACAACTATCCTCGCCATCATGTTCAATTCTAACAGGTGTTTCATGTTATTACAACAAAAGTTTTGTAATCTATGGTGTATATATGAAAATAATATTTATTCTGAATTTATAAATTCAAATCTTATACATTGGTTATttagatataaccaacacaactcgATCAAAAGTGGTGACTTCATCTACAACCCAATATACATCAAGAATGATGAAAGAAAACATTTTTCAACATACGACAAATACAACGGGTGAATGTTCATATAACATTGCAACTCCGACACCGTTAACACCATCTCTTAGAATATAAAAGGAATCACTTAATAATACTGACAAATGTTACACTTCATCATACAGTGTAACTAAAGGTAATTATTTACGACATATATAATATTTAAACCTGTTTTATTTTTAAAATCTACATACTTACTTTTTTAAGTCAGAATTTTTACAAGTACCGTCAAAGCGGAATCAAAACAACAAGCATTGGAAGGAAAATATTACACCAATACTTTTCGACCTTGACCAAGCAAACACTGATGGTCTTCAATATAAATCATCCAAAAGAACTTCAAAGGGTTGTTCTTATAACTTTTTTTAATTTGTTAaactatgttatattttataaattaaaccAATAAATTGTTATTTTTGGCAGACTATGTTGATTACGGCAATCTTAGTTATATATGTTCCACTTGTGGTGCTAAATTATGGCATAAAGAGACGAAAGTAGGAAAAAAAATATGGTTTCTCCTAGGCATTCTCACTTTGTTGTTTGAGAGGTAAAATAGCGCTGTCCGAATTCAACAAAGCTCCTCCTAAACTAATTTGGGATCTATATACTAACAATCATCCCAAGAGTCAACATTTCATTGAGAATGTTTGACAGTACAACATGATTTTTGCATTTACTTCAATGGGTGGCAAGGTGAACGATCGTGTAAACAAAGGTCGTGGCCCTTATACATTTTGTATTCATGGTCAAAATTGTCACCAATATGGAGGTTTATTACCAACGGATGGTCAAAAACCAAGATTCGGACAGTTATACATATGTGATACTGTAAATGAAACAAATAACAGGAAAGAATCAATCAGGTATGATTCGTGTAATTCATATAGCTTAACATCAAATAAGCAATGTAGTAAATTAATATATGAGAATATTAACATTCATATTTTTGATTTGTTGAATTCATGACAGTGGCAAAAACAAAACAAAGCCTTCGTCTTCACGCTATTCACTAGACGAGGATCTCATTCGTCAAATAATGGAAGTTCTCAATGAACATAATCCTCTTGTCAAGACATTTCGGATGACTCATGATCGGTTTCTAGAAACACCTAATTTGCAGATGAAAATTAAGTTAATTGGTAGATGAACCAAAGATGGACGTAATTATAATCTGCCAACGGTAGATGAAGTAGCAGCACTTATTGTAGGTGATGTCAATGTTTCTTCGTATGACGAAAGGGATATTATAATAGACAGTTGTATTGAAGGGTTAAAAAGAATTTCTGAGCTTCACACCTAATATTTAGCCCTACAATATCCACTTCTGTTTATTTATGCAGAAGATGGGTACAGGATAGACATTCTGTATCGTGATGTCGATGATTCCACAAGAGTGAAAAAGAGGGTTACTATGCGTGAATTCTTTGCATATAAACTTCAAGAAAGTGTTGTTCCCACACTTGTGCACTTGGGTCGTAAGTTGTATCAACAATTTGTAGTTGATGCTTACACTATGATTGAGGCCGAAAGAATCTCGTACATCAGGAAAAATCAGAATATTCTAAGAGCAGATACTTTCACAAACTTATTGAATTCAACGGTGTCAGGTACTTCAGAAAATAGTATGATGGGAAATAGGATAAAACTTCCTTCGTCGTTCACAGGGAGTGCTAGATATATGATTGAGAATTATCGTGATGCTATGGCACTTTCTCGTGTATTTGGCTATCCAGACTTATTTTTAACTTTCACATGTAATCCAAAGTGGCCAGAAATCACAAGAGAATTGGACGGGACCGATTTTAAACCAGAAGACAAACCATCTTTTTATGCAAGGATGTTTAAAATGAAGCTCGATCAACTGATGAAAGATATCAGGGGAAAAAATTATTTGGTACTGTTAAAGCAGGTTTGTCTATtactttttaattagtttttgtatatAATCTTCggttaaaatatttaattttatgTAATGAGTACATACTAATTGAATAATCACTAATATACAACAAAATTTTAGATTATTGAATAATATAAAACATCCT
The window above is part of the Rutidosis leptorrhynchoides isolate AG116_Rl617_1_P2 chromosome 1, CSIRO_AGI_Rlap_v1, whole genome shotgun sequence genome. Proteins encoded here:
- the LOC139902256 gene encoding F-box protein At2g35280-like, whose translation is MDQLLKNILHVLPNDIVGEILSRVGQQSSVHLSVARLVCKDFFEQSEHYLVYRRLSLDRWPILAWGIPEMVYLFYRCVLNKNPNAIFRLGLISYFDRVNTDLGLRYLEEASINGLNQAVYVYGLIMFSSHDLEEKDTGLKILNARFPPLPDLVVSVRMDVYGLLQQLCQDGPRYLKQASNCQLVEAVYVYGLVMFASHDVNEKEIGLKILNQTFPPIPDYVVAVRTKVYDLIHQILRMNRHPFADMETMCPISGHNGYLPRRNGFELKKPECMSCF